A region of Lycium barbarum isolate Lr01 chromosome 1, ASM1917538v2, whole genome shotgun sequence DNA encodes the following proteins:
- the LOC132644085 gene encoding uncharacterized protein LOC132644085 isoform X1: protein MEKQASSSRELQCVGRLEIAPPKPVGFLCGSIPVPTDKAFHDFNASELVPSAERVRAPRYRMIPIETDLNTLPLLSSIPDKVLPLVANQSRTSAGSEYLLWESGTHTSNLARKGEALAVSGLVEYGDEIDVIAPTDILKQIFKIPYSKARLSIAVHRVGQTLVLNTGPDVEEGEKLIRRNNNPPKCADQSLFLNFAMHSVRMEACDCPPTHTPSKEWQCESRESSPESSEHPTQDSTFYEQRGTSTQEEQSNPPCTYNELKQGDSFWGKKNRKNKDQGAGNKVSQVKEKSRYSVKESDKYRRASNDGFLRVLFWQFHNFRMLLGSDLLIFSNDKFVAVSLHLWDVSRKVTPLTWLEAWLDNVMASVPELAICYHQDGVVQGYELLKTDDIFLLKGISEDGTPAFYPNVVQQNGLSVLRFLEENCKQDPGAYWLYKSAGEDAIQLFDLSVIPQNRPADDTDDNSSSVPSLINRGRSDPFLSLGTLLYRIAHRLSLSMSPENKSRCASFFRKCLDFLDEPDHLVVRACAHEQFARLLLTYDEELDLSSEALPRESEVTGADAEEEPVESLISVSVSGAHDFLVPKVEPGDNIETLPATGSDDSVRVTSDEAITSPRAITAPRERNAASLEDAPNSREKSFSVCDLSKVSPKVQTVADPISTKLAAIHHVSQAIKSLRWKRQMQSNRMDLQNSGQNQDERPSAPSFSICACGDTDCIEVCDIREWLPTSKLDDKLWKLVLLLGESYLALGQAYKEDEQLGQALKVVELACLLYGSMPQHREDSKFVSSMVVCTSTNVELDESEKAGSSQCDDCFIYDQLSDSYLFWAKAWTLVGDLHVQFHLTDGDKMPVQSEQKSLTKELKMSSEVLREVERLKKKLGQSSQNCSSCSLLNCSCQSDRASSGSSASSSSGDSRSKSYSRKQNKKSHTKANSHAHSGTFVDIHQKGESTTSECNLPMHSKNITRMESSIKLTDVSEAKNSGPTDSDRDDVEGVKMGGTSVYTCSETSKEETERKSGGIFKYIRGTVAGDADFYLSVALNCYEEARNAMVGHLTNSADLQSLIKKKGWVCNELGRRRLERKEQDKAEVAFADAINAFKEVADHTNIILINCNLGHGRRALAEEMVAKIENLKEHAILQDAYRQVLQAAKKEYRESLRFYGAAKTVVNSVSEESDLDSSNLRNEVYTQFAHTYLRLGMLLAREDTFAEVYENCVLEDSFNSCVSRPKIDRRKHEISANDAIREALSVYESLGELRKQESAYAYFQLACYQRDCCLKFLEQDQKKNSSSKGGNSFLHRVKQYSSLAERNWQKSMDFYGPTTHPLMHLAILVERAALLLDLSNLLHSNVLLESALTCMLEVRHVSGDTLSNDNLKICDKYWSQLQMLLKKMLSVALCPTTNKSSANSQQSASNKSADTGKLRELYKMSLKYTEFSQLQVMHDLWIS, encoded by the exons ATTTACTATGGGAAAGTGGCACACACACGTCAAATCTTGCACGGAAAGGTGAAGCTCTGGCTGTATCAGGTCTGGTGGAGTATGGAGATGAGATCGATGTCATTGCCCCAACTGATATTCTGAAGCAAATCTTTAAGATTCCATACTCGAAAGCTCGATTATCAATTGCAGTACATCGTGTTGGCCAGACTCTAGTTTTGAACACAGG GCCTGATGTTGAAGAGGGGGAGAAATTGATCAGAAGAAATAATAACCCACCAAAATGTGCAGATCAGTCTTTGTTTCTAAATTTCGCTATGCACTCTGTTCGCATGGAGGCATGTGATTGTCCACCAACCCATACACCATCGAAGGAGTGGCAATGTGAATCAAGAGAAAGTTCACCTGAATCTTCTGAACACCCAACGCAGGATAGCACTTTCTATGAGCAACGTGGAACTTCTACTCAGGAAGAACAATCTAACCCGCCTTGCACATATAACGAGCTCAAACAGGGTGACTCTTTTTGGGGCAAAAAGAACAGGAAAAATAAGGATCAAGGTGCTGGAAACAAGGTCTCACAAGTAAAAGAGAAGTCGAGGTACTCAGTGAAAGAGTCTGACAAGTATAGACGAGCTAGTAATGATGGATTCCTAAGGGTTCTATTTTGGCAGTTTCACAATTTCCGTATGCTTCTGGGAAGTGATTTACTCATCTTCAGTAATGACAAGTTTGTTGCAGTTAGCTTGCACTTGTGGGATGTTTCACGAAAG GTCACTCCTTTAACATGGCTAGAGGCGTGGCTTGATAATGTCATGGCTAGTGTTCCTGAGTTGGCTATATGTTATCATCAAGACGGTGTTGTTCAGGGCTATGAACTCCTAAAAACAGATGATATATTTCTCCTAAAGGGCATATCTGAGGATGGTACTCCTGCTTTTTATCCAAATGTAGTACAGCAAAACGGGCTTTCAGTATTGAGATTCCTTGAGGAAAACTGCAAGCAAGATCCTGGTGCATATTGG CTATACAAAAGTGCGGGAGAAGATGCTATCCAACTCTTTGATCTATCTGTCATACCTCAAAACCGACCTGCTGATGACACTGATGATAATTCTAGCTCTGTGCCCTCTCTAATAAATAGAGGGAGAAGCGATCCCTTTCTTTCACTGGGGACGCTATTGTACCGGATTGCTCACAGACTTTCACTTTCAATG TCTCCTGAAAACAAGTCTAGATGTGCGAGTTTCTTCAGAAAATGTCTTGATTTTTTGGATGAGCCTGATCACCTG GTTGTACGTGCATGTGCTCATGAACAATTTGCGAGGCTCCTTTTAACATACGATGAAGAGTTAGATTTGTCATCTGAAGCACTTCCTAGGGAGTCTGAAGTTACAGGGGCTGAcgctgaagaagaaccagttgaATCTTTGATTTCGGTTTCAGTATCAGGTGCCCATGATTTCCTGGTTCCTAAAGTTGAACCAGGCGACAACATTGAAACATTGCCAGCTACTGGATCTGATGATTCTGTGAGGGTAACATCTGATGAGGCTATAACTTCCCCAAGAGCAATTACAGCTCCAAGGGAGAGAAATGCAGCCAGTCTGGAAGATGCACCAAATAGCAGAGAGAAAAGCTTTTCAGTATGTGATTTGTCAAAAGTGTCTCCTAAGGTTCAAACTGTTGCTGATCCAATCTCCACCAAGTTGGCTGCCATACATCATGTTTCTCAAGCTATTAAGTCTCTTAGATGGAAACGTCAAATGCAAAGCAATAGAATGGATCTGCAGAATAGTGGTCAAAATCAGGATGAGCGGCCTTCAGCACCGAGTTTTTCTATCTGTGCATGTGGAGATACTGACTGTATTGAAGTTTGTGATATTCGGGAATGGCTTCCAACTTCAAAATTGGATGATAAGTTGTGGAAATTAGTTCTATTGCTTGGAGAGTCGTACTTGGCGCTTGGACAAGCTTATAAAGAAGATGAACAATTGGGTCAGGCCTTGAAGGTTGTAGAGTTGGCATGTCTGCTTTATGGATCAATGCCTCAACATCGGGAAGACTCAAAATTCGTTTCTTCCATGGTCGTTTGTACATCAACCAATGTTGAACTTGATGAAAGTGAAAAAGCTGGGTCTTCACAATGTGATGATTGTTTCATTTATGATCAATTATCTGACAGTTACCTCTTTTGGGCCAAGGCTTGGACACTAGTTGGGGACTTGCATGTCCAATTCCATTTGACAGATGGTGATAAGATGCCAGTACAATCAGAGCAAAAGTCTCTAACTAAAGAGTTGAAGATGTCATCTGAAGTTCTGAGGGAGGTTGAAAGGCTCAAGAAGAAGCTTGGACAGTCTAGTCAGAACTGCAGCTCATGCTCCTTATTAAACTGCAGCTGCCAGAGTGATAGGGCCAGCAGTGGCAGCAGCGCTAGCAGTAGTAGTGGAGATTCACGTTCTAAAAGTTATAGCAGAAAGCAGAACAAAAAATCACATACCAAAGCAAACTCCCATGCACATTCTGGAACTTTTGTGGATATTCATCAGAAGGGTGAAAGCACCACATCCGAGTGTAACCTCCCGATGCATAGCAAGAATATTACCAGAATGGAAAGCTCTATTAAACTGACAGATGTTTCAGAGGCAAAAAATTCTGGACCTACCGACTCTGATAGAGATGATGTCGAGGGAGTGAAAATGGGAGGAACTTCAGTGTATACATGTTCTGAAACTTCAAAGGAAGAAACTGAAAGGAAAAGTGGGGGTATATTTAAATATATTCGAGGTACTGTAGCTGGAGATGCTGATTTCTATCTCTCTGTTGCCTTGAACTGTTATGAAGAAGCTAGAAACGCTATGGTTGGACATCTTACTAATTCAGCAGACTTACAATCTTTAATTAAGAAGAAAGGATGGGTGTGTAATGAGTTAGGCCGTAGGAGGCTGGAAAGAAAAGAGCAGGATAAAGCTGAAGTCGCTTTTGCTGATGCAATAAATGCATTTAAAGAAGTAGCTGACCACACTAACATTATATTGATAAACTGTAACTTAGGTCATGGCAGGAGAGCCCTAGCAGAAGAGATGGTAGCAAAGATTGAAAATCTCAAGGAACATGCAATCCTCCAGGATGCATACAGGCAAGTGCTCCAGGCTGCCAAGAAGGAATACAGGGAATCTCTGAGGTTCTATGGTGCAGCAAAAACAGTCGTAAATAGTGTTAGTGAAGAATCAGATTTGGATTCAAGCAACTTGAGAAATGAAGTTTATACTCAGTTTGCTCATACATATCTAAGGCTTGGGATGCTATTGGCCAGAGAAGATACATTTGCTGAGGTTTATGAGAACTGTGTCCTTGAGGATTCTTTCAACTCCTGTGTTAGTAGACCTAAGATAGACCGTAGAAAGCATGAGATTTCAGCTAATGATGCCATTAGAGAGGCTTTATCCGTCTATGAGTCACTGGGTGAGTTACGGAAACAAGAATCTGCGTATGCATACTTTCAGTTGGCTTGCTACCAAAGGGATTGCTGCTTgaaatttttggagcaagatcAGAAGAAAAACAGTTCTTCCAAGGGCGGAAATAGCTTTCTTCATAGAGTAAAGCAATATTCTTCATTGGCTGAGAGGAACTGGCAGAAATCCATGGATTTCTATGGACCAACGACACATCCCTTGATGCACTTGGCTATTTTGGTGGAGCGAGCTGCGCTATTATTGGATCTGTCAAATCTTCTTCACTCTAACGTG CTTCTGGAGTCTGCTCTGACTTGTATGCTTGAAGTTCGCCATGTATCTGGAGACACACTGAGTAATGACAATCTTAAGATTTGTGATAAATATTGGAGCCAGTTGCAGATGCTATTGAAGAAGATGCTGTCTGTAGCACTCTGTCCAACTACGAATAAATCTTCAGCCAACTCTCAGCAGAGCGCCTCAAATAAGTCTGCTGATACCGGAAAGCTTAGAGAGCTTTACAAGATGTCTCTGAAGTATACAGAGTTCAGTCAACTGCAAGTAATGCATGATTTGTGGATATCTTAA
- the LOC132644085 gene encoding uncharacterized protein LOC132644085 isoform X3: protein MLLNLYPPLKDLLWESGTHTSNLARKGEALAVSGLVEYGDEIDVIAPTDILKQIFKIPYSKARLSIAVHRVGQTLVLNTGPDVEEGEKLIRRNNNPPKCADQSLFLNFAMHSVRMEACDCPPTHTPSKEWQCESRESSPESSEHPTQDSTFYEQRGTSTQEEQSNPPCTYNELKQGDSFWGKKNRKNKDQGAGNKVSQVKEKSRYSVKESDKYRRASNDGFLRVLFWQFHNFRMLLGSDLLIFSNDKFVAVSLHLWDVSRKVTPLTWLEAWLDNVMASVPELAICYHQDGVVQGYELLKTDDIFLLKGISEDGTPAFYPNVVQQNGLSVLRFLEENCKQDPGAYWLYKSAGEDAIQLFDLSVIPQNRPADDTDDNSSSVPSLINRGRSDPFLSLGTLLYRIAHRLSLSMSPENKSRCASFFRKCLDFLDEPDHLVVRACAHEQFARLLLTYDEELDLSSEALPRESEVTGADAEEEPVESLISVSVSGAHDFLVPKVEPGDNIETLPATGSDDSVRVTSDEAITSPRAITAPRERNAASLEDAPNSREKSFSVCDLSKVSPKVQTVADPISTKLAAIHHVSQAIKSLRWKRQMQSNRMDLQNSGQNQDERPSAPSFSICACGDTDCIEVCDIREWLPTSKLDDKLWKLVLLLGESYLALGQAYKEDEQLGQALKVVELACLLYGSMPQHREDSKFVSSMVVCTSTNVELDESEKAGSSQCDDCFIYDQLSDSYLFWAKAWTLVGDLHVQFHLTDGDKMPVQSEQKSLTKELKMSSEVLREVERLKKKLGQSSQNCSSCSLLNCSCQSDRASSGSSASSSSGDSRSKSYSRKQNKKSHTKANSHAHSGTFVDIHQKGESTTSECNLPMHSKNITRMESSIKLTDVSEAKNSGPTDSDRDDVEGVKMGGTSVYTCSETSKEETERKSGGIFKYIRGTVAGDADFYLSVALNCYEEARNAMVGHLTNSADLQSLIKKKGWVCNELGRRRLERKEQDKAEVAFADAINAFKEVADHTNIILINCNLGHGRRALAEEMVAKIENLKEHAILQDAYRQVLQAAKKEYRESLRFYGAAKTVVNSVSEESDLDSSNLRNEVYTQFAHTYLRLGMLLAREDTFAEVYENCVLEDSFNSCVSRPKIDRRKHEISANDAIREALSVYESLGELRKQESAYAYFQLACYQRDCCLKFLEQDQKKNSSSKGGNSFLHRVKQYSSLAERNWQKSMDFYGPTTHPLMHLAILVERAALLLDLSNLLHSNVLLESALTCMLEVRHVSGDTLSNDNLKICDKYWSQLQMLLKKMLSVALCPTTNKSSANSQQSASNKSADTGKLRELYKMSLKYTEFSQLQVMHDLWIS from the exons ATTTACTATGGGAAAGTGGCACACACACGTCAAATCTTGCACGGAAAGGTGAAGCTCTGGCTGTATCAGGTCTGGTGGAGTATGGAGATGAGATCGATGTCATTGCCCCAACTGATATTCTGAAGCAAATCTTTAAGATTCCATACTCGAAAGCTCGATTATCAATTGCAGTACATCGTGTTGGCCAGACTCTAGTTTTGAACACAGG GCCTGATGTTGAAGAGGGGGAGAAATTGATCAGAAGAAATAATAACCCACCAAAATGTGCAGATCAGTCTTTGTTTCTAAATTTCGCTATGCACTCTGTTCGCATGGAGGCATGTGATTGTCCACCAACCCATACACCATCGAAGGAGTGGCAATGTGAATCAAGAGAAAGTTCACCTGAATCTTCTGAACACCCAACGCAGGATAGCACTTTCTATGAGCAACGTGGAACTTCTACTCAGGAAGAACAATCTAACCCGCCTTGCACATATAACGAGCTCAAACAGGGTGACTCTTTTTGGGGCAAAAAGAACAGGAAAAATAAGGATCAAGGTGCTGGAAACAAGGTCTCACAAGTAAAAGAGAAGTCGAGGTACTCAGTGAAAGAGTCTGACAAGTATAGACGAGCTAGTAATGATGGATTCCTAAGGGTTCTATTTTGGCAGTTTCACAATTTCCGTATGCTTCTGGGAAGTGATTTACTCATCTTCAGTAATGACAAGTTTGTTGCAGTTAGCTTGCACTTGTGGGATGTTTCACGAAAG GTCACTCCTTTAACATGGCTAGAGGCGTGGCTTGATAATGTCATGGCTAGTGTTCCTGAGTTGGCTATATGTTATCATCAAGACGGTGTTGTTCAGGGCTATGAACTCCTAAAAACAGATGATATATTTCTCCTAAAGGGCATATCTGAGGATGGTACTCCTGCTTTTTATCCAAATGTAGTACAGCAAAACGGGCTTTCAGTATTGAGATTCCTTGAGGAAAACTGCAAGCAAGATCCTGGTGCATATTGG CTATACAAAAGTGCGGGAGAAGATGCTATCCAACTCTTTGATCTATCTGTCATACCTCAAAACCGACCTGCTGATGACACTGATGATAATTCTAGCTCTGTGCCCTCTCTAATAAATAGAGGGAGAAGCGATCCCTTTCTTTCACTGGGGACGCTATTGTACCGGATTGCTCACAGACTTTCACTTTCAATG TCTCCTGAAAACAAGTCTAGATGTGCGAGTTTCTTCAGAAAATGTCTTGATTTTTTGGATGAGCCTGATCACCTG GTTGTACGTGCATGTGCTCATGAACAATTTGCGAGGCTCCTTTTAACATACGATGAAGAGTTAGATTTGTCATCTGAAGCACTTCCTAGGGAGTCTGAAGTTACAGGGGCTGAcgctgaagaagaaccagttgaATCTTTGATTTCGGTTTCAGTATCAGGTGCCCATGATTTCCTGGTTCCTAAAGTTGAACCAGGCGACAACATTGAAACATTGCCAGCTACTGGATCTGATGATTCTGTGAGGGTAACATCTGATGAGGCTATAACTTCCCCAAGAGCAATTACAGCTCCAAGGGAGAGAAATGCAGCCAGTCTGGAAGATGCACCAAATAGCAGAGAGAAAAGCTTTTCAGTATGTGATTTGTCAAAAGTGTCTCCTAAGGTTCAAACTGTTGCTGATCCAATCTCCACCAAGTTGGCTGCCATACATCATGTTTCTCAAGCTATTAAGTCTCTTAGATGGAAACGTCAAATGCAAAGCAATAGAATGGATCTGCAGAATAGTGGTCAAAATCAGGATGAGCGGCCTTCAGCACCGAGTTTTTCTATCTGTGCATGTGGAGATACTGACTGTATTGAAGTTTGTGATATTCGGGAATGGCTTCCAACTTCAAAATTGGATGATAAGTTGTGGAAATTAGTTCTATTGCTTGGAGAGTCGTACTTGGCGCTTGGACAAGCTTATAAAGAAGATGAACAATTGGGTCAGGCCTTGAAGGTTGTAGAGTTGGCATGTCTGCTTTATGGATCAATGCCTCAACATCGGGAAGACTCAAAATTCGTTTCTTCCATGGTCGTTTGTACATCAACCAATGTTGAACTTGATGAAAGTGAAAAAGCTGGGTCTTCACAATGTGATGATTGTTTCATTTATGATCAATTATCTGACAGTTACCTCTTTTGGGCCAAGGCTTGGACACTAGTTGGGGACTTGCATGTCCAATTCCATTTGACAGATGGTGATAAGATGCCAGTACAATCAGAGCAAAAGTCTCTAACTAAAGAGTTGAAGATGTCATCTGAAGTTCTGAGGGAGGTTGAAAGGCTCAAGAAGAAGCTTGGACAGTCTAGTCAGAACTGCAGCTCATGCTCCTTATTAAACTGCAGCTGCCAGAGTGATAGGGCCAGCAGTGGCAGCAGCGCTAGCAGTAGTAGTGGAGATTCACGTTCTAAAAGTTATAGCAGAAAGCAGAACAAAAAATCACATACCAAAGCAAACTCCCATGCACATTCTGGAACTTTTGTGGATATTCATCAGAAGGGTGAAAGCACCACATCCGAGTGTAACCTCCCGATGCATAGCAAGAATATTACCAGAATGGAAAGCTCTATTAAACTGACAGATGTTTCAGAGGCAAAAAATTCTGGACCTACCGACTCTGATAGAGATGATGTCGAGGGAGTGAAAATGGGAGGAACTTCAGTGTATACATGTTCTGAAACTTCAAAGGAAGAAACTGAAAGGAAAAGTGGGGGTATATTTAAATATATTCGAGGTACTGTAGCTGGAGATGCTGATTTCTATCTCTCTGTTGCCTTGAACTGTTATGAAGAAGCTAGAAACGCTATGGTTGGACATCTTACTAATTCAGCAGACTTACAATCTTTAATTAAGAAGAAAGGATGGGTGTGTAATGAGTTAGGCCGTAGGAGGCTGGAAAGAAAAGAGCAGGATAAAGCTGAAGTCGCTTTTGCTGATGCAATAAATGCATTTAAAGAAGTAGCTGACCACACTAACATTATATTGATAAACTGTAACTTAGGTCATGGCAGGAGAGCCCTAGCAGAAGAGATGGTAGCAAAGATTGAAAATCTCAAGGAACATGCAATCCTCCAGGATGCATACAGGCAAGTGCTCCAGGCTGCCAAGAAGGAATACAGGGAATCTCTGAGGTTCTATGGTGCAGCAAAAACAGTCGTAAATAGTGTTAGTGAAGAATCAGATTTGGATTCAAGCAACTTGAGAAATGAAGTTTATACTCAGTTTGCTCATACATATCTAAGGCTTGGGATGCTATTGGCCAGAGAAGATACATTTGCTGAGGTTTATGAGAACTGTGTCCTTGAGGATTCTTTCAACTCCTGTGTTAGTAGACCTAAGATAGACCGTAGAAAGCATGAGATTTCAGCTAATGATGCCATTAGAGAGGCTTTATCCGTCTATGAGTCACTGGGTGAGTTACGGAAACAAGAATCTGCGTATGCATACTTTCAGTTGGCTTGCTACCAAAGGGATTGCTGCTTgaaatttttggagcaagatcAGAAGAAAAACAGTTCTTCCAAGGGCGGAAATAGCTTTCTTCATAGAGTAAAGCAATATTCTTCATTGGCTGAGAGGAACTGGCAGAAATCCATGGATTTCTATGGACCAACGACACATCCCTTGATGCACTTGGCTATTTTGGTGGAGCGAGCTGCGCTATTATTGGATCTGTCAAATCTTCTTCACTCTAACGTG CTTCTGGAGTCTGCTCTGACTTGTATGCTTGAAGTTCGCCATGTATCTGGAGACACACTGAGTAATGACAATCTTAAGATTTGTGATAAATATTGGAGCCAGTTGCAGATGCTATTGAAGAAGATGCTGTCTGTAGCACTCTGTCCAACTACGAATAAATCTTCAGCCAACTCTCAGCAGAGCGCCTCAAATAAGTCTGCTGATACCGGAAAGCTTAGAGAGCTTTACAAGATGTCTCTGAAGTATACAGAGTTCAGTCAACTGCAAGTAATGCATGATTTGTGGATATCTTAA